A DNA window from Betta splendens chromosome 6, fBetSpl5.4, whole genome shotgun sequence contains the following coding sequences:
- the phrf1 gene encoding PHD and RING finger domain-containing protein 1 isoform X4, which translates to MEDDDSQDELINRSASHSKGKRAVLWNISDDSDDVQEESDEGESASGEEDEDHLDGDDDDEEEEEEEGGNEEEDEATEEEEDVKTTDGAFGETSADLAGMSSDEDSDKCPICLNSFGSQPVATPESCQHYFCLDCILEWAKNANSCPVDRIAFNNIYLRKSYGGKVKKMITVQKPVKEGKEEAVDVNLEQTNCEVCGGSDHEDRLLLCDGCDAGYHMECLTPPLDSVPVEEWFCPQCELNNSSSRGSAEEHDDAESLPSTARSSISRSQSRAAGPTRAIARTQQSERVRANVNRHRITQARTSQLAPTYLIQSTWLDDTINAVVAGLNTSVYIRDFTPRVPSSHRRKTRKRRQTNGKVTSSSKGQRSKAPSKGGRRRRRGVRRTKSRQKQMLKKTATPKSRIANSLGIVKDKKGSSLPTVYRPSEQTLSSMRADIGAASLSIYGDPFDLDPFVDREDGEQRTHVTSLLEAKRRGISRSALRSHQPVARPVAAGLSRRGEVPRSRVVVEAAPVPDLLGSILSGQSVLLMDSSDVVINRDGSLKATKPMMPSTLDLGGSSSVSGDASTNINPGIMQSLEESSPSHHYNGDLPEFSHNSTDRLWTQNSDHLPSFMASTSHTQPLSQSSSLPRGRRNLLPPRPDRPTPFPGHRGMSDGSPQIDILCSSMQPVTNSSSSKIKGLSSSQSQPKKTPIKPMWLDVSVLPRIPKIKRESSGFTNEDTNQGSTNTINGSRGSSDTSTTDSNGYPVTSMVGLAGDKSRQQSVDRQKGTTGHSQRHRPDGAASSSFSSSFSSSSSTNYPANQPHYSSSSSAVSFRINSSGNSWHSRRLSIPSFSASGASTQEHWRDKEEQAKKRQLHKDKQMLLASRTTVNKEQDSNNIYDPFNPTLSDSSSSDNEAESSSLDRSSHHGTHKEKASLGDKKKDAVVQRKQVKSEPQEMADEPKTDGAQESTSQEIIGTAEKNELVDTKAEKKKHVLKIKKEPGLDDAGESEKSCQTSQSSFHLFKTETPESEQSIRSPNTVHRGGKNGSFTLSTSPKKIKSETKSGSALCSPSPSTDLSNQRKISKTSKEQCSSSSETERGRKGDRMASSQRNRQTEKVKDKKERYRQSGSREQRRARSASESSASSSPERSRRKRQRSRSQSKDRRSRSVSSCSSGEHSKKKKHKQRSKEKTDERDRRDHERGLVSKDRKRARSRSTSASKSPSRSRSRSKERKNKQCSKSPPRSWERRKDKEESLSKDKRKHRPGSRDGRKDDASSRSSQKTSFSSSKNTKQLQHKKKEDCVQSSRKEQVFDKMKKPSSSTSSSKGEKESKDLRTSSQLTASSTRDMGVLKKIKKEKHPPVDMFDFLITEPLKEQEQMDLSSVAITKCTDEEEIKEESIKTVLCDIKSEMLEITPIKSEPGSPELCQLPTGTSFSKLTTLVDVKPQGVVSQFQPGSEFSAENAETAALTVSTKQEAQPPSDSDEDFNVDVMLDSLDYVKSEATKGSETCVKNEKGGAEEKIEEDLVSAVVEAKSKAPVKRVTWNIQEPEGPQPAKSASKVALYKLKLKQEGVRRPSPTVQTSTQDFTSDRDETSTSSGLDVQQLEGSPATGQAEDGDLLKKDQYLKKLHMQERAIEEVKLAIKPFYQRRDINKDEYKEILRKAVHKVCHSKSGEINPVKVGNLVKAYVDKYKHARKHRKGDDVGKAADVPTDAAQDEA; encoded by the exons atggaggacgatgacagccaAGATGAGCTGATTAACCGAAGTGCATCCCACAGTAAAGGAAAAAGGGCTGTGCTGTGGAACATCTCAg ATGACTCTGATGATGTTCAAGAGGAATCTGATGAAGGAGAGTCTGCCAGTGGCGAAGAAGATGAGGATCATCtagatggagatgatgatgatgaggaggaggaagaggaagaaggcgGAAATGAAGAGGAGGACG AAGccacagaagaggaagaagatgttAAAACAACGGATGGAGCTTTTGGGGAAACCTCTGCTGATCTTGCAGGGATGAGCTCAGATGAGGACTCGGATAAGTGTCCCATCTGCCTCAACTCTTTTGGCAGCCAGCCTGTTGCAACACCAGAAAGCTGTCAGCACTACTTCTGTCTTGACTGCATCCTTGAATGGGCCAAG AATGCAAACTCGTGTCCTGTAGACCGTATTGCCTTCAACAATATATACCTAAGAAAATCTTATGGAGGCAAAGTAAAGAAAATG ATCACAGTACAAAAGCCTGTAAAGGAAGGTAAAGAGGAAGCTGTAGATGTGAATCTGGAGCAGACGAACTGTGAAGTGTGTGGGGGCAGTGACCATGAGGACCGCCTCTTGCTATGCGATGGCTGTGATGCTGG GTATCACATGGAGTGCCTCACCCCACCTCTTGACTCTGTTCCTGTAGAAGAATGGTTTTGCCCTCAGTGCGAACTCAACAACAGTTCCTCAA GGGGTTCAGCTGAAgaacatgatgatgcagaaagCCTACCTTCTACTGCCCGTTCTTCCATCAGTCGTTCTCAGTCCCGTGCTGCAGGTCCCACCAGAGCTATCGCCCGAACGCAGCAGAGTGAGAGGGTTCGAGCAAATGTCAACAGACATCGCatcacacaggcacgcacatcACAG CTGGCTCCCACGTACCTTATACAGTCAACTTGGCTGGATGATACCATAAATGCTGTAGTGGCTGGGCTCAACACGTCTGTGTATATACGGGATTTCACTCCTCGCGTCCCATCTAGCCACAGGCGCAAGACCA GAAAGCGCCGGCAGACTAATGGCAAAGTGACCTCTTCTTCTAAGGGTCAAAGAAGTAAAGCCCCTAGTAAAggtggcaggaggaggaggcggggagtAAGAAGGACTAAATCCAGACAAAAACAG ATGCTGAAAAAGACAGCAACTCCTAAAAGCCGCATTGCTAATAGTCTTGGAATAGTTAAGGACAAAAAGGGCTCTTCACTCCCCACAGTATACCGGCCTTCAGAACAAACACTAAGCAGCATGCGTGCTGACATAGGTGCTGCGTCTCTGTCTATCTACGGAGATCCATTTGATCTGGATCCTTTTGTGGATCG GGAGGATGGTGAGCAGCGAACCCATGTTACATCATTGCTGGAGGCCAAGAGGCGAGGGATTTCTCGCTCTGCTCTTCGCTCTCACCAGCCTGTAGCCCGGCCAGTTGCTGCAGGTCTTTCCAG GAGGGGTGAAGTCCCGCGATCGAGGGTCGTTGTGGAGGCAGCTCCTGTGCCTGACCTGCTCGGAAGCATTCTATCAGGACAGAGCGTCCTCTTAATGGACAGCTCTGATGTTGTCATTAATAGAGATGGTTCCCTTAAAGCAACTAAGCCAA TGATGCCATCCACACTAGATCTAGGTGGCAGCAGTAGTGTCTCAGGAGATGCAAGCACTAACATCAACCCAGGGATCATGCAGAGCCTTGAAGAGAGTTCACCGTCTCATCACTATAATGGAGACCTGCCAGAATTCTCCCATAACTCAACAGACAGACTCTGGACTCAGAACTCTGATCACTTACCATCTTTTATGGCCTCAACTAGCCACACCCAACCCCTTTCCCAGTCTTCTTCACTGCCTAGAGGTCGTCGGAATTTGCTGCCACCTCGTCCAGACAGACCCACACCCTTTCCAGGACATAGGGGAATGAGTGATGGGTCACCGCAAATAGATATCTTGTGCTCCTCCATGCAGCCAGTCACAAACTCTTCAAGCTCTAAAATCAAAGGGTTGTCTTCATCACAGTCCCAACCTAAAAAAACACCCATAAAACCAATGTGGCTAGATGTATCAGTGCTCCCTAGAATACCAAAAATCAAAAGAGAGAGCAGTGGTTTCACAAATGAGGACACTAATCAAGGTAGCACTAATACAATTAATGGTAGCAGAGGAAGTAGTGATACGTCTACCACTGATAGCAATGGTTACCCTGTAACCAGTATGGTCGGCCTTGCTGGGGACAAAAGTAGGCAGCAAAGTGTCGACCGTCAAAAGGGCACAACGGGGCACTCCCAGAGGCATCGGCCGGATGGGGCGGCCTCGTCATCCTTCTCCAgttcattctcctcctcatcctccaccaaCTATCCTGCCAATCAGCCACAttattcctcctcttcctcagctgtGAGCTTCCGCATTAACTCTAGTGGGAATTCCTGGCATTCCAGGCGGCTAAGCATCCCATCATTCTCTGCTAGTGGAGCCAGCACGCAAGAACACTGGAGAGATAAGGAGGAGCAAGCAAAAAAGAGACAGTTGCACAAGGATAAACAGATGCTGCTGGCATCGCGTACAACGGTTAATAAGGAACAAGACAGTAATAATATTTATGATCCCTTTAATCCCACTCTGTCAGACTCAAGCAGCTCAGATAATGAAGCTGAGAGCTCAAGCCTGGATAGAAGTTCTCACCATGGAACACATAAGGAAAAAGCCAGTTTaggagataaaaaaaaggaTGCTGTAGTGCAACGCAAGCAGGTGAAAAGTGAACCCCAAGAGATGGCGGATGAACCAAAGACAGACGGTGCTCAGGAATCCACATCACAAGAGATTATAGGcacagcagaaaaaaatgaattagTAGACACAAAAgctgagaaaaagaaacatgtaCTTAAAATTAAGAAAGAGCCAGGATTGGATGATGCAGGAGAAAGTGAAAAGAGTTGTCAAACTTCTCAATCCAGTTTCCATCTTTTCAAGACAGAGACTCCAGAGAGTGAGCAGAGTATTAGATCTCCCAACACGGTTCACCGTGGTGGTAAAAATGGTTCGTTCACATTAAGCACATCTCCCAAAAAGATAAAGTCAGAAACAAAGTCTGGTTCGGCATTGTGTTCTCCATCCCCATCAACAGATTTGAGTAATCAGAGGAAGATTTCCAAGACATCAAAGGAGCAATGCTCTAGTAGTTCAGAGACAGAacgaggaaggaaaggagaccGTATGGCCTCCAGCCAGagaaacaggcagacagaaaaggTGAAGGACAAAAAAGAAAGGTACAGGCAGTCAGGTTCTAGAGAACAGAGGAGGGCACGGTCCGCCTCGGAAAGTTCTGCTTCCAGTTCTCCTGAGAGAAGTCGCAGAAAGAGACAACGGTCCCGATCACAATCCAAAGACAGAAGGTCCAG GTCTGTTTCGAGCTGTAGCAGTGGGGAGcattcaaaaaagaaaaagcataaACAAAGAAGCAAGGAAAAAACTGATGAAAGAGACCGAAGAGACCATGAAAGAGGACTGGTGTCAAAGGACAGGAAACGAGCTCGATCCCGATCAACGTCTGCGTCAAAGTCACCTTCCAGGTCTAGATCACGGTCAAAGGAGCGCAAAAATAAGCAATGTTCAAAATCACCCCCCAGATCGTGGGAAAGGAGGAAAGACAAGGAGGAATCACTGTCAAaagataaaagaaaacacaggccAGGCTCAAGAGACGGGAGGAAAGATGACGCATCATCCAGGAGTTCACAGAAAACATCTTTTTCATCctctaaaaacacaaagcagttaCAACACAAGAAAAAGGAGGATTGCGTTCAAAGCTCAAGAAAAGAACAAGTGTTTGACAAAATGAAGAAACCGTCATCCTCTACTTCCTCGTCTAAAGGTGAAAAGGAAAGCAAAGACCTGAGGACAAGCAGTCAGCTCACAGCATCAAGTACAAGAGACATgggagttttaaaaaaaatcaaaaaagaaaagcatccACCTGTGGATATGTTTGACTTCCTTATTACTGAGCCACTTAAGGAACAAGAACAAATGGACTTGTCTTCTGTGGCTATAACTAAATgcacagatgaggaggaaatcAAAGAAGAATCCATCAAGACTGTTCTATGTGACATTAAGAGTGAGATGTTGGAAATCACCCCAATAAAATCAGAGCCAGGTTCTCCAGAATTGTGCCAGTTACCCACTGGAACCTCATTTTCTAAATTGACCACACTTGTCGATGTCAAACCTCAGGGTGTGGTCTCCCAGTTTCAGCCAGGGTCAGAGTTCTCTGCAGAAAATGCTGAAACTGCAGCGCTCACTGTGTCTACAAAGCAAGAAGCTCAACCACCCTCAGATTCTGATGAGGACTTCAATGTCGATGTGATGCTTGACAGCTTGGACTATGTGAAGTCTGAGGCCACTAAGGGGAGCGAGACATGTGTCAAAAATGagaaaggaggagcagaggagaagatTGAAGAAGATCTGGTCTCTGCTGTAGTGGAAGCCAAATCCAAGGCTCCAGTGAAGAGGGTTACTTGGAATATACAGGAGCCTGAGGGACCTCAACCAGCAAAATCTGCAAGCA AGGTGGCTCTGTATAAATTAAAGCTGAAGCAGGAAGGAGTCCGCAGACCCTCTCCGACAGTCCAGACGTCCACTCAG GACTTCACCAGTGATAGGGATGAGACCTCCACATCCTCCGGACTTGATGTTCAACAGCTTGAAGGCTCACCAGCCACTGGGCAGGCAGAGGATGGGGATTTGTTGAAGAAAGACCAG TATTTGAAAAAGCTCCACATGCAGGAGAGGGCCATAGAGGAAGTGAAGCTAGCAATCAAGCCTTTCTACCAAAGACGAGACATTAACAAGGATGAATACAAAGAGATTCTGCGCAAGGCTGTGCATAAG GTCTGCCACAGCAAGAGTGGGGAGATCAACCCAGTGAAAGTGGGAAATCTGGTGAAGGCGTATGTGGATAAATACAAACATGCAAGGAAACACAGAAAAGGAGACGACGTAGGGAAGGCAGCAGACGTACCAACTGACGCAGCCCAGGACGAGGCTTGA
- the phrf1 gene encoding PHD and RING finger domain-containing protein 1 isoform X6 — protein MEDDDSQDELINRSASHSKGKRAVLWNISDDSDDVQEESDEGESASGEEDEDHLDGDDDDEEEEEEEGGNEEEDATEEEEDVKTTDGAFGETSADLAGMSSDEDSDKCPICLNSFGSQPVATPESCQHYFCLDCILEWAKNANSCPVDRIAFNNIYLRKSYGGKVKKMITVQKPVKEGKEEAVDVNLEQTNCEVCGGSDHEDRLLLCDGCDAGYHMECLTPPLDSVPVEEWFCPQCELNNSSSRGSAEEHDDAESLPSTARSSISRSQSRAAGPTRAIARTQQSERVRANVNRHRITQARTSQLAPTYLIQSTWLDDTINAVVAGLNTSVYIRDFTPRVPSSHRRKTRKRRQTNGKVTSSSKGQRSKAPSKGGRRRRRGVRRTKSRQKQMLKKTATPKSRIANSLGIVKDKKGSSLPTVYRPSEQTLSSMRADIGAASLSIYGDPFDLDPFVDREDGEQRTHVTSLLEAKRRGISRSALRSHQPVARPVAAGLSRRGEVPRSRVVVEAAPVPDLLGSILSGQSVLLMDSSDVVINRDGSLKATKPMMPSTLDLGGSSSVSGDASTNINPGIMQSLEESSPSHHYNGDLPEFSHNSTDRLWTQNSDHLPSFMASTSHTQPLSQSSSLPRGRRNLLPPRPDRPTPFPGHRGMSDGSPQIDILCSSMQPVTNSSSSKIKGLSSSQSQPKKTPIKPMWLDVSVLPRIPKIKRESSGFTNEDTNQGSTNTINGSRGSSDTSTTDSNGYPVTSMVGLAGDKSRQQSVDRQKGTTGHSQRHRPDGAASSSFSSSFSSSSSTNYPANQPHYSSSSSAVSFRINSSGNSWHSRRLSIPSFSASGASTQEHWRDKEEQAKKRQLHKDKQMLLASRTTVNKEQDSNNIYDPFNPTLSDSSSSDNEAESSSLDRSSHHGTHKEKASLGDKKKDAVVQRKQVKSEPQEMADEPKTDGAQESTSQEIIGTAEKNELVDTKAEKKKHVLKIKKEPGLDDAGESEKSCQTSQSSFHLFKTETPESEQSIRSPNTVHRGGKNGSFTLSTSPKKIKSETKSGSALCSPSPSTDLSNQRKISKTSKEQCSSSSETERGRKGDRMASSQRNRQTEKVKDKKERYRQSGSREQRRARSASESSASSSPERSRRKRQRSRSQSKDRRSRSVSSCSSGEHSKKKKHKQRSKEKTDERDRRDHERGLVSKDRKRARSRSTSASKSPSRSRSRSKERKNKQCSKSPPRSWERRKDKEESLSKDKRKHRPGSRDGRKDDASSRSSQKTSFSSSKNTKQLQHKKKEDCVQSSRKEQVFDKMKKPSSSTSSSKGEKESKDLRTSSQLTASSTRDMGVLKKIKKEKHPPVDMFDFLITEPLKEQEQMDLSSVAITKCTDEEEIKEESIKTVLCDIKSEMLEITPIKSEPGSPELCQLPTGTSFSKLTTLVDVKPQGVVSQFQPGSEFSAENAETAALTVSTKQEAQPPSDSDEDFNVDVMLDSLDYVKSEATKGSETCVKNEKGGAEEKIEEDLVSAVVEAKSKAPVKRVTWNIQEPEGPQPAKSASKVALYKLKLKQEGVRRPSPTVQTSTQDFTSDRDETSTSSGLDVQQLEGSPATGQAEDGDLLKKDQYLKKLHMQERAIEEVKLAIKPFYQRRDINKDEYKEILRKAVHKVCHSKSGEINPVKVGNLVKAYVDKYKHARKHRKGDDVGKAADVPTDAAQDEA, from the exons atggaggacgatgacagccaAGATGAGCTGATTAACCGAAGTGCATCCCACAGTAAAGGAAAAAGGGCTGTGCTGTGGAACATCTCAg ATGACTCTGATGATGTTCAAGAGGAATCTGATGAAGGAGAGTCTGCCAGTGGCGAAGAAGATGAGGATCATCtagatggagatgatgatgatgaggaggaggaagaggaagaaggcgGAAATGAAGAGGAGGACG ccacagaagaggaagaagatgttAAAACAACGGATGGAGCTTTTGGGGAAACCTCTGCTGATCTTGCAGGGATGAGCTCAGATGAGGACTCGGATAAGTGTCCCATCTGCCTCAACTCTTTTGGCAGCCAGCCTGTTGCAACACCAGAAAGCTGTCAGCACTACTTCTGTCTTGACTGCATCCTTGAATGGGCCAAG AATGCAAACTCGTGTCCTGTAGACCGTATTGCCTTCAACAATATATACCTAAGAAAATCTTATGGAGGCAAAGTAAAGAAAATG ATCACAGTACAAAAGCCTGTAAAGGAAGGTAAAGAGGAAGCTGTAGATGTGAATCTGGAGCAGACGAACTGTGAAGTGTGTGGGGGCAGTGACCATGAGGACCGCCTCTTGCTATGCGATGGCTGTGATGCTGG GTATCACATGGAGTGCCTCACCCCACCTCTTGACTCTGTTCCTGTAGAAGAATGGTTTTGCCCTCAGTGCGAACTCAACAACAGTTCCTCAA GGGGTTCAGCTGAAgaacatgatgatgcagaaagCCTACCTTCTACTGCCCGTTCTTCCATCAGTCGTTCTCAGTCCCGTGCTGCAGGTCCCACCAGAGCTATCGCCCGAACGCAGCAGAGTGAGAGGGTTCGAGCAAATGTCAACAGACATCGCatcacacaggcacgcacatcACAG CTGGCTCCCACGTACCTTATACAGTCAACTTGGCTGGATGATACCATAAATGCTGTAGTGGCTGGGCTCAACACGTCTGTGTATATACGGGATTTCACTCCTCGCGTCCCATCTAGCCACAGGCGCAAGACCA GAAAGCGCCGGCAGACTAATGGCAAAGTGACCTCTTCTTCTAAGGGTCAAAGAAGTAAAGCCCCTAGTAAAggtggcaggaggaggaggcggggagtAAGAAGGACTAAATCCAGACAAAAACAG ATGCTGAAAAAGACAGCAACTCCTAAAAGCCGCATTGCTAATAGTCTTGGAATAGTTAAGGACAAAAAGGGCTCTTCACTCCCCACAGTATACCGGCCTTCAGAACAAACACTAAGCAGCATGCGTGCTGACATAGGTGCTGCGTCTCTGTCTATCTACGGAGATCCATTTGATCTGGATCCTTTTGTGGATCG GGAGGATGGTGAGCAGCGAACCCATGTTACATCATTGCTGGAGGCCAAGAGGCGAGGGATTTCTCGCTCTGCTCTTCGCTCTCACCAGCCTGTAGCCCGGCCAGTTGCTGCAGGTCTTTCCAG GAGGGGTGAAGTCCCGCGATCGAGGGTCGTTGTGGAGGCAGCTCCTGTGCCTGACCTGCTCGGAAGCATTCTATCAGGACAGAGCGTCCTCTTAATGGACAGCTCTGATGTTGTCATTAATAGAGATGGTTCCCTTAAAGCAACTAAGCCAA TGATGCCATCCACACTAGATCTAGGTGGCAGCAGTAGTGTCTCAGGAGATGCAAGCACTAACATCAACCCAGGGATCATGCAGAGCCTTGAAGAGAGTTCACCGTCTCATCACTATAATGGAGACCTGCCAGAATTCTCCCATAACTCAACAGACAGACTCTGGACTCAGAACTCTGATCACTTACCATCTTTTATGGCCTCAACTAGCCACACCCAACCCCTTTCCCAGTCTTCTTCACTGCCTAGAGGTCGTCGGAATTTGCTGCCACCTCGTCCAGACAGACCCACACCCTTTCCAGGACATAGGGGAATGAGTGATGGGTCACCGCAAATAGATATCTTGTGCTCCTCCATGCAGCCAGTCACAAACTCTTCAAGCTCTAAAATCAAAGGGTTGTCTTCATCACAGTCCCAACCTAAAAAAACACCCATAAAACCAATGTGGCTAGATGTATCAGTGCTCCCTAGAATACCAAAAATCAAAAGAGAGAGCAGTGGTTTCACAAATGAGGACACTAATCAAGGTAGCACTAATACAATTAATGGTAGCAGAGGAAGTAGTGATACGTCTACCACTGATAGCAATGGTTACCCTGTAACCAGTATGGTCGGCCTTGCTGGGGACAAAAGTAGGCAGCAAAGTGTCGACCGTCAAAAGGGCACAACGGGGCACTCCCAGAGGCATCGGCCGGATGGGGCGGCCTCGTCATCCTTCTCCAgttcattctcctcctcatcctccaccaaCTATCCTGCCAATCAGCCACAttattcctcctcttcctcagctgtGAGCTTCCGCATTAACTCTAGTGGGAATTCCTGGCATTCCAGGCGGCTAAGCATCCCATCATTCTCTGCTAGTGGAGCCAGCACGCAAGAACACTGGAGAGATAAGGAGGAGCAAGCAAAAAAGAGACAGTTGCACAAGGATAAACAGATGCTGCTGGCATCGCGTACAACGGTTAATAAGGAACAAGACAGTAATAATATTTATGATCCCTTTAATCCCACTCTGTCAGACTCAAGCAGCTCAGATAATGAAGCTGAGAGCTCAAGCCTGGATAGAAGTTCTCACCATGGAACACATAAGGAAAAAGCCAGTTTaggagataaaaaaaaggaTGCTGTAGTGCAACGCAAGCAGGTGAAAAGTGAACCCCAAGAGATGGCGGATGAACCAAAGACAGACGGTGCTCAGGAATCCACATCACAAGAGATTATAGGcacagcagaaaaaaatgaattagTAGACACAAAAgctgagaaaaagaaacatgtaCTTAAAATTAAGAAAGAGCCAGGATTGGATGATGCAGGAGAAAGTGAAAAGAGTTGTCAAACTTCTCAATCCAGTTTCCATCTTTTCAAGACAGAGACTCCAGAGAGTGAGCAGAGTATTAGATCTCCCAACACGGTTCACCGTGGTGGTAAAAATGGTTCGTTCACATTAAGCACATCTCCCAAAAAGATAAAGTCAGAAACAAAGTCTGGTTCGGCATTGTGTTCTCCATCCCCATCAACAGATTTGAGTAATCAGAGGAAGATTTCCAAGACATCAAAGGAGCAATGCTCTAGTAGTTCAGAGACAGAacgaggaaggaaaggagaccGTATGGCCTCCAGCCAGagaaacaggcagacagaaaaggTGAAGGACAAAAAAGAAAGGTACAGGCAGTCAGGTTCTAGAGAACAGAGGAGGGCACGGTCCGCCTCGGAAAGTTCTGCTTCCAGTTCTCCTGAGAGAAGTCGCAGAAAGAGACAACGGTCCCGATCACAATCCAAAGACAGAAGGTCCAG GTCTGTTTCGAGCTGTAGCAGTGGGGAGcattcaaaaaagaaaaagcataaACAAAGAAGCAAGGAAAAAACTGATGAAAGAGACCGAAGAGACCATGAAAGAGGACTGGTGTCAAAGGACAGGAAACGAGCTCGATCCCGATCAACGTCTGCGTCAAAGTCACCTTCCAGGTCTAGATCACGGTCAAAGGAGCGCAAAAATAAGCAATGTTCAAAATCACCCCCCAGATCGTGGGAAAGGAGGAAAGACAAGGAGGAATCACTGTCAAaagataaaagaaaacacaggccAGGCTCAAGAGACGGGAGGAAAGATGACGCATCATCCAGGAGTTCACAGAAAACATCTTTTTCATCctctaaaaacacaaagcagttaCAACACAAGAAAAAGGAGGATTGCGTTCAAAGCTCAAGAAAAGAACAAGTGTTTGACAAAATGAAGAAACCGTCATCCTCTACTTCCTCGTCTAAAGGTGAAAAGGAAAGCAAAGACCTGAGGACAAGCAGTCAGCTCACAGCATCAAGTACAAGAGACATgggagttttaaaaaaaatcaaaaaagaaaagcatccACCTGTGGATATGTTTGACTTCCTTATTACTGAGCCACTTAAGGAACAAGAACAAATGGACTTGTCTTCTGTGGCTATAACTAAATgcacagatgaggaggaaatcAAAGAAGAATCCATCAAGACTGTTCTATGTGACATTAAGAGTGAGATGTTGGAAATCACCCCAATAAAATCAGAGCCAGGTTCTCCAGAATTGTGCCAGTTACCCACTGGAACCTCATTTTCTAAATTGACCACACTTGTCGATGTCAAACCTCAGGGTGTGGTCTCCCAGTTTCAGCCAGGGTCAGAGTTCTCTGCAGAAAATGCTGAAACTGCAGCGCTCACTGTGTCTACAAAGCAAGAAGCTCAACCACCCTCAGATTCTGATGAGGACTTCAATGTCGATGTGATGCTTGACAGCTTGGACTATGTGAAGTCTGAGGCCACTAAGGGGAGCGAGACATGTGTCAAAAATGagaaaggaggagcagaggagaagatTGAAGAAGATCTGGTCTCTGCTGTAGTGGAAGCCAAATCCAAGGCTCCAGTGAAGAGGGTTACTTGGAATATACAGGAGCCTGAGGGACCTCAACCAGCAAAATCTGCAAGCA AGGTGGCTCTGTATAAATTAAAGCTGAAGCAGGAAGGAGTCCGCAGACCCTCTCCGACAGTCCAGACGTCCACTCAG GACTTCACCAGTGATAGGGATGAGACCTCCACATCCTCCGGACTTGATGTTCAACAGCTTGAAGGCTCACCAGCCACTGGGCAGGCAGAGGATGGGGATTTGTTGAAGAAAGACCAG TATTTGAAAAAGCTCCACATGCAGGAGAGGGCCATAGAGGAAGTGAAGCTAGCAATCAAGCCTTTCTACCAAAGACGAGACATTAACAAGGATGAATACAAAGAGATTCTGCGCAAGGCTGTGCATAAG GTCTGCCACAGCAAGAGTGGGGAGATCAACCCAGTGAAAGTGGGAAATCTGGTGAAGGCGTATGTGGATAAATACAAACATGCAAGGAAACACAGAAAAGGAGACGACGTAGGGAAGGCAGCAGACGTACCAACTGACGCAGCCCAGGACGAGGCTTGA